Below is a window of Humulus lupulus chromosome 9, drHumLupu1.1, whole genome shotgun sequence DNA.
CCCCCACTCTGACAAGCATTTCCCCGAAGCAACTCTCATTGGAGTTGCTCTTAGGAGTAGGGGATGtcaattcgtgttatcgtgtcataTTATGACGAGTTGACATATTTAATTGGTCAACTCTAACTTGATCCGTTTATGTTTCGTGTCAAAAAATCTTAATTCTAACCTAACCTGTCGTGTTTTTATGTCGACTCGTCGTGTTCACGTGTCGACCAAACTTATCTCAGACTACTTGTAGATCGATATGATTAGTATcacatatttaatttattttacattttttacTGCATAAATATATTTCACTCATTTAACTAATatactatataaaaatatataaaatttctaaTAAGCAAAATTGATGAACTaaataatttatcataaaatatcaacacaataaataaatttttaatatcaGTTAATTATCAAAGTGTGGATTAGATATATTGTAGTATTTTAAAGAATTTTCTTTCTACTTTAGATTTATCTTttatgtaaaataaataatattttaactataaattaataattttaaagatACACTAAACATAAACGAATCAATTCGTGTCAGTTTTATGTCACATGAGTTAATCCTAACCCAACCCAAAAATATGTGGTGTCAAACGAGCCCGACCCATTTTCGACCTTCACTTAATTTTCTCAACCTTAGCCCGCAAAAATTGTGTCACTTTCGAGTCGTCTTTTAGTGTCAAAACCGGTTTTGTCACCCTTATTTGGGAGGGTATCTACAAGTTGAGTTTAGACTAACACACTAAACTTGTTGAGTTTAGACTACCACATTAAACTTAACTTTGATCACCCAATCCAATAATGGCTTTTTTGAATAATCGAAATTTGCATAATAACAAACCAGCGGCATGATTGAGGACCATCCACCGATCTCTTTCCTGTATAAAATGACAACTAATCTCATTAACCACTGAGAGTTTATCCAGTTGACTCACCCTACGTCACCCTAATGATGTAGGGAAGAAATTAGTACCCAAAAACAAAGGTTATTCACACTCTCATTATCTCTAagtgatatttacttaatatttttaaagaattttGAATCACTTGTAAGACTTTTCagcctattattattattattattattgataagCCGATTCGGTCGGTATTAAATATGGACAAGGTTATTCTCTCAGCTCAGCCATCATCAATGGCGGCttggttattattattatttttttttttcaaaaattacaaattttGGCGGGGCCCCTGATGAGCGAAGTAGCTTAAACAGCTGAACTTAATCCTCAATTATCTTTCGCCATTAATGCATTTCAAAGGTTTTAGCTTTGGTTGGTGGTGGTGTTATAGTTTCGACTATTCTCAACAGTGGGAaaccaaaaataattaaaattaaataaataaaaggaaagaaagaagaaaagggtCATAGTCGAAATGTCCTTTTTGCTATCAATTTTGTCTGCATTAGTAATTTCGTTATCATCCTTGACCTTTACTGATGATGAGATTGGAAAATCAAAAACGACCAATTCATTTTGCTACGTTCACAAATTTAATTTGATTTGATCTCTTTTCCCTTTCTTAGTCTTATTCTTCAGTTGATAAAATTATAGACTTGAAAATTGATTATCTCTCAATTATTTTCCAAAGATGCATTTAGGCCCCTCTCTTTCTCAACTGTTTGGGGTTTATCAATTGCCACAACAGAAAGGTAGGTGGTATTTTCACAAGACATTGGTGTGCCTCTATTTTGTCCATTCTTTTTGCTTTctttatcatcattattatattatatctATTTATTAAGAATTTTGATTTCTGGATTTTGAAATTCGTAGCCCAATTTAGAAGTTCAATCTTTTTGTGGGGTTGATATTTAATGTGCTGTTGATGGGTGGCTTAGCGCAGGGAAGTGAAATTGTGCTTGACAATGGGTTGGGGTTGCTTTGGTGAATTGAATTGGTGTAGAGGCACAAGGAGTGAATCTGGGGAGCCACAGACTCCAGGTGAGATTTGTATTATGGTTTATGTCTTTTTCACATTTCTTGTCTGgttcctgttttttttttttttttttttttggttattttcaaCTCTATTTAGTGCCATACTGATGGTATCTAAATGCTTAGTTGCTAAATTTCCAGTTTCCCAGACAAGGGTGAGAACTTTACAAGCCAAAGCTTTGAAAAAACTTTAGATTGGAATGGACTGTTTTGTTGCCaactgtgtgtgtgtgtgttgaaCTTTGAAAATGGCTCCTCTCCTAAACCTATGAAATATGAAACTATAGCAATTGCTATGTAGGTATTCATGAGTGCCTCGAACCTCCCATCTTATAAGAACAAATCACAGGTCTAACCATTTGAGCTACCCCTTATGTGTGTCTGTGTGTGAACTTTTGAAGCAACAAAAAGCTTTTAGATAAATCTCTCATCTCAACTGAATGGGTTGTTTTTAATTGTTTTTGCATGTTTAGGGATTTCTACCAACAATGTAAGGCAATTTTCTTATAATTCCTTGAGATCAGCAACAAGGGATTTCCATCCTTCAAATAGAATAGGTGGAGGAGGTTATGGAGTTGTTCATAGGGTGAGTCTTTTCTGTTATTGGTGTTTTTATTCTAGCTGCAACCTTTTTCTTAGCCTCTATTTCATTAATGTTCGGTAGGTGGAGGCGATCATGAGTCATGAGCCTTCTTTTCTCCCACCCTGCTTAATACTTGTACTGATTTTCCATTACATGCTAACAGGGAGTGCTAAGAGATGGTACTCAAGTTGCCATCAAGTCCCTTTCTGCAGAATCTAAGCAAGGAACACATGAATTTTTGACAGAAATTAACATGATATCTAGAATACAACATCCGAACCTTGTTAAGCTTGTTGGCTGCTGCGCTGAGGGGAATTCTCGAATATTGGTATATGAATATTTGGAGAACAACAGTCTTGCCACTTCTTTGCTTGGTAATTGTCTgattttttaaggattttttgtTGAACTGACTTTTGTATGAGTTGAAATGAATACGAAGTTTTGCAAAGACTTTTGAAGTTTGAATGATCTTGGGACGTGTTTATTTTTAAAGTTAGGCAATTATTCGGTCTTGCCATTTCCTCAAAGCTTGACTCTTTGACTTGACTATAAGATTGGTGATTCATTACTACAGAAAGCTAGAGGAGAAGGGGGGAGTAAAAGAAACAATCAGGAAAATGGATAACAAGAGAAGAAATGATTTTTCAATTTTGAGGAAGTAAAGCTAGTTTTTTTAATTAAGTCAAGGCCTGGTTTTATAAAAATTCCTTGAGAAGAaatctatataaatttttaaagacTAGTTGTTTTCTTAGGATATCATCTTATGAAgggtgtgtttttaatttttacagGTTCCAAAAGCAAACATGTTTTTCTGGATTGGGCAACGAGAGCTGAGATTTGCGTGGAAACAGCAATTGGTCTGGCTTTTCTTCATGAGGAAGCTGAACCTCATATTGTCCATAGAGATATTAAGGCTAGCAATATACTTCTTGATGGGAATTTTCATCCAAAGATTGGAGATTTCGGGCTTGCAAAACTCTTTCCAGACAATGTCACTCATGTTAGTACTCGAGTGGCAGGAACCATGTAAGTTAACAGGTTACCACAAGTCTGGCAGTGTTAGTTTAGATGTTATAGAAAGGAAATTTAGGTTATAATATAGGTTTTAATGTGTTTAGTTTCCATGCTCTTATTTATGATTGACTTGTATGTCTGCAGAGGTTATCTAGCACCGGAATATGCACTCTTAGGACAGCTTACGAAGAAAGCTGATGTATACAGTTTTGGGGTGTTGCTGCTTGAAATAATTAGTGGCAGAAGTAGTAGTAAGGCAGCATTTGGAGAGGAATTGTTGATTTTGGTGGAATGGGTATGTCATTATCTGTTTATCATCATTCGTTTTACATTCTTCTCAGCTTAAAGTggattaagtttttatgtatcgATATTAAGCACACTCTCTATCTAGGTGCATTGGCCTATATTTCAAACCAATGTTAgtcatatattttaatttgttatcCCATGTCTGGTTCAAGAATTTTAGCTTCTAGAAaattgatattttcttttaatgaatGGTGGTACAGACATGGAAGCTTAGAGAAGAAGGAAGACTTCTTGATATTGTTGATCCAGAACTGACTGAATACGCAGAGGATGAGGTGATACGCTTTATTAAGGTTGCATTGTTTTGCACACAAGCAGTTTCTCACCAAAGACCAGCCATGAAACAAGTAGTGGAAATGCTTTCAAAACAAGTCCACCTCaatgagaaggcactcacagagCCTGGTGTGTACAAAGCTCATGGTTCACGGCGGGGCTCGAGGGGAGCCAGTTCGGAGGAAACATCCTCATCTCAAGCAGAGAAAGGCAAGCATCCAATGACTACTCTGAAGATTCAGAGCCAGTATGATGACCCTGATTCTATGACTCAATTGTCTCCTAGGTGATGGATATGTAATGTGGCAGTAGTAAGCCTAAGCCATGTCATTGTTCTGCCTTTTATCTTCTGAAAGGCAAGCTTGTAAAGAAAGAGTAAAAATATGTGTATTTGTTTTTGTACTACATTTATACTTATTATTCTTTTACTTTTAAAGGAAAATATTACTCATGTATTACTTTTATTATTCTTTGACTGATTTATCTTTAGTTAAAAATGTAACTCTTATGTGTTTAGTCTTCAATATTTGGTTCCTAATGATGAACTATTTACATTACGATGGGCTAGACAATTCTTGGCCTTTGGATTTATTGAATGATTGGGCCTATACACTTGTATTCCTAGACACATATTTACCGATCGAGGAATTTATATGAAATAGGGGAAAATTTTCTAGACATTGATAAATATGACATTTTTTTGTGTGTATTTTACATGGTATTTTATGTTATCTTATTTTTTTATGGGATTTGTTTTCCCATATTTGTGtaataatttattagttttaccatatttaattatataagattattttagctaattttgaatttttgtgaAGGTATTTCAGTAATTGtatgtattatttttaatttatttttttacttggacattgaaaaatgttttattttctttttttcttatattttttatcttcttcaatcaacattttttttactataaCCGGTTACCACTATCagaacaattttgattttttttttgtggtagtgATTATTTGtcattgttaattttttttagtgatgtgtggtaactAGTTATATctataaaaatcagttttattttttaaatggtgttgtagtaactggttacaactataaaaataattttgattttttagtaTTGTACTATTATCAAAATACCAGTTGAATTGTAAttggttacttagtgagatttggagaaaaaaaacttatatgaaaaaaataaactaaattgatcgtgaaggtaactagttacctagcCAGACTTGAAAACAAATAGGatccaaacaaaaaatctaaaatgatcataatcgtaactggttacaactaggtttgaaaaaaaattagatatgaaaaaaaaaatagttatgatggtaactggttacttatctaaatttggaagaaaaaaaatgagaaattaTAGGAAATAACCCAAAATAAAGACATTaagaagctaatgtcctcattttttaaattgtagaaaaatgacattttttatattgttgattacttaaattgccattttttataatttatttatttatttaggactgtataactttaatatagtggtatatgtatattagttttgtttaattagtttttattttaaagttatattgattttttaagtttttttataggttgttggtatattattgtCCAATTAGtctatatgttttttttttttttttgcgatatttagtttctattttattatacatagtagtagtatataattttgtatcatggtatatacattttaatggtagtatataattttgttagcatagtatatacattttttagtaataattttgtaagttttgatgatatattttttcaactcagtatatatattttgtggtatattataacattcaacaacccataaaaaataaaaaaaaaatcaaaataacttttaaataaaaactaattaaacaaaactaatatacatatactataatattaaaatatttagaataaaatagtaatttgttaaagggcatatttggtaaCATGAAATATTAAAGAGATGATTAggttattttactacaaaattaaaaatatggacatttacttactttcacacaccaTTAAAGTCATTTTGCACCATGCCCCAAAGAAAATCAGatctaaacaaaacaaaacaaactcTAAATTGATCgttattgtaactagttacaactaagtctaaaaaaaatcaaatatgaataaaaaaaaattagtcgtCATAGTACTTGGTTACTTAAACAGGTCTGAAAAAAATTAGATTTGAACAAAAAAACCTAAACAAATCGTGATGGTAATTGGTTACAGTTAAGgctggaagaaaaaaaaacatatctaaagtgcaaaatcatatttaaaatgcaaaatcaaatgtgaaaaagaagaagagcaaCAAGAACAACCAAAAGAATAACATTAAAAACAGCAACAGCagcaacaaaagaagaagaagcagaacaagaacaagaaaaacCATAGGGCGGTGGAGCTGCATCATCGTCAAGGGGTGGGGGGTTGCGTCTCCGGCAGAGGGctaagaagaaagaaccaagtgGGGAATGAAAGATTGAGAAATGAGAAAATGAAGAGAGATAAACGTGAAAGATAAATGAGAGGATGAGAAAGCGAGAGAGAGTTTTGTATAAAAATatggtaatttattttttatattttataggattcccatattttaaacttttttattGAAAAATTCACTATATTTTGTAGCATTTCTTTTTTGCCCATAAATATAAAAATTCATCTActttttcccatatttatgtaaacttctcttACCAATACTACAAGAGAAATTATGGTAAATGACCCAAAATAATAGCATAAAAAAGCTAATGttctcatttttaaaattgttgaGAAATGATAcgtttacattgttgattacctaaattgtcattttctatcatttttttatttaattaggaGTGTatgtggtatatgtatattagtttcgtttaattagtttttattttaaagttatattgattttttaagtttttttatgggttgttgatatattattttccaactagtgtatatattttttgtggtatggtgtataatttttttttatgatatttagtttctatcttattatacataatgacagtatataattttgtatcatggtacatacattttttagtaataattttgtaagttttgctggtatattatttttcaactcagtgtatatattttgtgatatggtatatcattcaacaatacataaaaaaacgaaaaaaaatcaaaataactttaaaataaaaactaatatacatatatcataatattaaaatatttagaacaaAGCAGTAATTTGCTAAATGTCATACttggtaatatgtaatattaaaaaagtGATTATATtgttttactacaaaattaaaaatatgaatatttacttactttcacactaTATTAAAAGTTATTTTGCATCAAGCAGCAAGCGCCTACTacaattatgatttaattataaaCTTAACTATTTATATAGGaaagaaaaattatatatttgaaaattaaaaaaaactataaaaacattAACAATTCAAAATTCCCACACAAAGGTCATATACCATATAATTTCTACTAAATTTTAtggaatttatttaataatttggatCATGGTTTGGATTAAACATTAACGAAGAATCTAATACAAGTACAACAAATTTATTTGAGCCATGTtagagataataataataataataataataataataataataataataataataatatgtctatatatatatatatataaaggagagcaccAAAAAGATGATGTGTCActctaaaaactcttcaaaccactctatctattttctcatttaatctaatttttttattcattttatacattataataataaatttaattttttaaaatttaagtgagatatttataagatattattatttaaatatagataaattTTCAAactactctatctattttctcatttaatctaatttttttattttattattagatTACCGATAGTTATTTTTAtaagatatttaataatttataagATATATTTTAATATAGATAAATATATCTTTGGaaatatatattctaaacattttttattaatctcatatttttttctactctaatttcttttatttattttttcttattcTCTCTAAATTATTTCAatttcaatatatataaatatatatatatatataaatatatatatatatataaaggagagcaccaaggagatgatgtgacactctaaaatctcttcaaaccactctatctattttttcatttaatctatttttttattcattttatacattataataataataattttaattttttaaatttaaatgaaatatttataagatattattatttaaatatagataaatcTCCATactactctatctattttctcatttaatctaatttttttattcattttttattttattattagatTACCAATAGTTATTTTTAtaagatatttaataatttaataaaatattttttttgatatagataaatatctctctgtaaatttatatatattctaaacattttttattaatctcatattttcctcaactctaattttatttatttttttctctttttctctttaaattctttcaatttcaatatatatatatatataaatgacagCACCAAGGAGATGTTGTGACACTCTAAAAACTCTTAaaaccactctatctattttctcatttaatctaatttttttattcattttatacattataataataaatttaattttttaaatttaaataa
It encodes the following:
- the LOC133801114 gene encoding putative serine/threonine-protein kinase, with translation MGWGCFGELNWCRGTRSESGEPQTPGISTNNVRQFSYNSLRSATRDFHPSNRIGGGGYGVVHRGVLRDGTQVAIKSLSAESKQGTHEFLTEINMISRIQHPNLVKLVGCCAEGNSRILVYEYLENNSLATSLLGSKSKHVFLDWATRAEICVETAIGLAFLHEEAEPHIVHRDIKASNILLDGNFHPKIGDFGLAKLFPDNVTHVSTRVAGTIGYLAPEYALLGQLTKKADVYSFGVLLLEIISGRSSSKAAFGEELLILVEWTWKLREEGRLLDIVDPELTEYAEDEVIRFIKVALFCTQAVSHQRPAMKQVVEMLSKQVHLNEKALTEPGVYKAHGSRRGSRGASSEETSSSQAEKGKHPMTTLKIQSQYDDPDSMTQLSPR